A stretch of Sphingomicrobium flavum DNA encodes these proteins:
- a CDS encoding GGDEF domain-containing protein has protein sequence MFIAFAIAMVVIALIERGQRSVRWAAAGFGFAGLAMIADVYRAIDDDLLGYVAVLMHFASIGSMMQALTLRHRQSMPLWIFAIVLVAALWMLPGTAWRPEVPVRRVIVHAVGTLILGIGVLRLWRFRQNNGIDMAITFVVVASFLSYIARTTMPIIDPPTADVMGGERLEQGYVVFAHMTSAILGLALAILLLLAVGQDLLRWRTKEARTDQLTGIGNRREMERIMTADQMGKRPIRGVIAIDLDHFKQVNDRYGHAAGDRLLAEVGKLLRYNFGHLGPACRVGGEEFILFLNQGAKAALADIAEDIRQSVRDLQLAPPLGSYRASASLGYCDHKPGADMEATLRCADRAVYAAKAAGRNQIARSA, from the coding sequence ATGTTCATCGCCTTTGCAATCGCAATGGTGGTCATCGCGCTGATCGAACGCGGGCAGCGCAGTGTGCGCTGGGCGGCGGCGGGCTTCGGCTTTGCCGGGCTGGCGATGATTGCCGATGTCTATCGCGCCATCGACGACGATCTTTTGGGCTATGTCGCCGTGCTGATGCATTTCGCCAGCATCGGATCGATGATGCAGGCGCTGACCCTGCGCCATCGCCAATCGATGCCACTATGGATCTTCGCGATCGTCCTGGTCGCGGCCTTGTGGATGTTGCCGGGTACTGCCTGGCGGCCCGAAGTGCCGGTACGGCGAGTGATCGTGCACGCGGTGGGGACGCTTATCTTGGGGATCGGTGTTCTTCGGCTTTGGCGGTTTCGCCAGAATAACGGGATCGACATGGCGATCACCTTCGTGGTGGTCGCGTCCTTCCTTTCCTATATCGCCCGCACGACCATGCCGATCATCGACCCGCCGACCGCGGATGTGATGGGGGGCGAGCGGCTCGAGCAGGGTTATGTCGTCTTTGCGCATATGACGAGCGCGATCCTCGGGCTTGCGCTGGCGATCCTGCTGCTGCTGGCGGTGGGGCAGGACCTGTTGCGTTGGCGCACCAAGGAAGCGCGTACCGACCAATTGACCGGGATTGGCAACCGCCGCGAGATGGAACGGATCATGACCGCAGACCAAATGGGCAAGCGGCCCATCAGAGGCGTGATCGCCATCGATCTGGATCATTTCAAGCAAGTCAACGATCGCTACGGCCATGCCGCCGGGGACCGATTGCTCGCCGAAGTCGGCAAGCTGCTACGCTATAATTTTGGGCATCTGGGTCCTGCCTGCCGCGTCGGGGGCGAGGAGTTCATCCTCTTCCTCAACCAGGGCGCAAAGGCGGCGCTGGCGGACATCGCCGAAGACATCCGACAGTCGGTGCGCGACCTGCAATTGGCGCCCCCGCTCGGTAGCTACCGCGCGTCGGCCAGCCTCGGCTATTGCGATCACAAGCCGGGCGCGGACATGGAAGCCACGCTGCGCTGCGCCGATCGCGCGGTCTATGCCGCCAAGGCGGCCGGGCGAAACCAGATCGCGCGCAGCGCCTAG
- the metK gene encoding methionine adenosyltransferase has protein sequence MRKSYLFTSESVSEGHPDKVSDQISDAIVDLFLSKDPEARVACETLVTTQKVVLAGEIRGQGIMDRDGNWAEGVREEIEGKVRATVKRIGYQQDGFHWQTLDFANHLHPQSAHIAQGVDASGNKDEGAGDQGIMFGFACDETPDLMPAAIDYSHKILQAMADDRHAGTAPFLEPDAKSQVTLRFEGGKPVEATAIVVSTQHAEGYDEGAKRDELHAYVKSVVAKVLPDGMLTDKTVYHINPTGSFVIGGPDGDAGITGRKIIVDTYGGAAPHGGGAFSGKDPTKVDRSAAYISRYLAKNIVAAGLAKRCTIQLAYAIGVSQPLSLYVDTHGTGTVGDDAIEAAIFSIEKLGGLTPRAIRTVLGLNKPIYEKSAAYGHFGRTHEGDFFPWEKTDLANELKAALGA, from the coding sequence ATGCGCAAATCCTATCTCTTCACTTCCGAGAGCGTTTCCGAAGGCCACCCGGACAAGGTTTCCGATCAGATCAGCGATGCGATCGTCGACCTCTTCCTGTCCAAGGATCCTGAGGCACGCGTGGCCTGCGAAACGCTGGTGACCACGCAAAAAGTGGTGCTGGCCGGTGAAATTCGCGGCCAGGGCATCATGGACCGCGACGGCAATTGGGCCGAGGGCGTGCGGGAGGAAATCGAGGGGAAGGTGCGCGCGACCGTCAAGCGGATCGGCTATCAGCAGGATGGCTTCCACTGGCAGACGCTGGATTTCGCCAACCACCTCCATCCCCAGTCTGCGCACATCGCGCAGGGCGTCGATGCCAGCGGCAACAAGGATGAGGGCGCGGGCGACCAAGGCATCATGTTCGGTTTCGCCTGTGACGAAACCCCCGACCTGATGCCCGCCGCGATCGATTATTCGCACAAGATCCTGCAGGCCATGGCCGATGATCGCCATGCTGGCACCGCGCCCTTCCTGGAGCCCGACGCCAAGAGCCAGGTGACGCTGCGCTTCGAAGGCGGCAAGCCGGTTGAAGCAACCGCCATCGTCGTGTCGACACAGCATGCCGAAGGCTATGACGAGGGCGCCAAGCGTGACGAACTTCACGCTTATGTAAAGTCGGTGGTGGCCAAGGTGCTGCCCGACGGAATGCTGACCGACAAGACCGTCTATCACATCAACCCGACCGGCAGCTTCGTGATCGGCGGGCCCGATGGCGATGCCGGCATTACCGGGCGCAAGATCATCGTCGATACCTATGGCGGCGCAGCGCCCCATGGCGGCGGTGCCTTTTCGGGCAAGGACCCGACCAAGGTCGACCGCTCGGCTGCCTATATTTCGCGCTACCTTGCCAAGAATATTGTGGCAGCTGGCCTCGCCAAGCGCTGCACCATCCAGCTGGCTTATGCCATCGGCGTCTCGCAGCCGCTGTCACTCTACGTCGACACCCATGGGACGGGCACGGTCGGCGACGATGCCATCGAAGCGGCAATCTTCTCGATCGAGAAGCTGGGCGGGCTGACTCCGCGCGCAATCCGCACCGTGCTCGGCCTCAACAAGCCGATCTACGAAAAAAGCGCTGCCTATGGCCATTTCGGCCGCACCCACGAAGGCGATTTCTTCCCTTGGGAAAAAACCGACCTTGCCAATGAACTGAAGGCGGCGCTGGGCGCCTAG